In the Paralichthys olivaceus isolate ysfri-2021 chromosome 17, ASM2471397v2, whole genome shotgun sequence genome, one interval contains:
- the LOC109629569 gene encoding F-box/LRR-repeat protein 7: MGANNGKQYGSEGKGSSSISSDISSSTDHTPTKAPKNVATSEGLDSSTRTLSTPSPGLILPSKSSSLSSPALSSNGNETNSSSSSSAPAETVAVVHSQPGTHTRSRQSKTHHHAPIDLLPDHALLQIFSHLPTNQLCRCARVCRRWYNLAWDPRLWGTVRLTGELLHADRAIRVLTRRLCQDTPNVCLTLETVVVSGCKRLTDRGLHVVAQCCPELRRLEVAGCYNISNDAVFEVVSRCPNLEHLNLSGCSKVTCISLTQEASLQLSPLHGQQISIHYLDMTDCFSLEDEGLRTIASHCPRLTHLYLRRCTRLTDEALRHLALHCPSIRELSLSDCRLVGDFGLREVARLEGCLRYLSIAHCTRITDVGMRYVARYCPRLRYLNARGCEGLTDHGLSHLSRSCPKLKSLDVGKCPLVSDSGLEQLAMYCQGLRRVSLRACESVTGRGLKALAANCCELQLLNVQDCEVSPEALRFVRRHCRRCVIEHTNPAFY, from the exons GTCTAGACTCCAGCACGAGGACTCTGAGCACGCCCAGCCCAGGTCTGATTCTGCCTTCCAAGtcctcctcgctctcctctCCCGCCCTCTCCAGCAACGGCAATGAGACCaactcctcgtcctcctcgtccgCCCCTGCAGAGACGGTGGCCGTGGTTCACTCTCAGCCCGGCACCCACACTCGCTCCCGCCAGTCGAAAACCCATCACCACGCCCCCATCGACCTCCTCCCTGACCACGCCCTCCTGCAGATCTTCTCCCATCTCCCCACCAACCAGCTGTGTCGCTGTGCACGCGTGTGCCGCCGCTGGTACAACCTGGCGTGGGACCCGAGGCTGTGGGGCACCGTGCGGCTGACGGGGGAGCTGCTCCACGCCGACCGCGCCATCAGGGTCCTGACCCGCCGGCTGTGCCAGGACACGCCCAACGTGTGTCTGACCCTGGAGACGGTGGTGGTGAGCGGCTGCAAGAGGCTCACAGATCGGGGGCTGCACGTGGTGGCTCAGTGCTGCCCGGAGCTGCGCCGCCTGGAGGTCGCCGGCTGTTATAACATCTCTAATGACGCTGTGTTTGAGGTGGTGTCCCGCTGCCCGAACCTGGAACACCTGAACCTCTCAG GCTGCTCCAAGGTGACATGCATCAGTCTTACCCAGGAGGCCTCGCTCCAGCTGTCCCCTTTGCACGGCCAGCAGATTTCCATCCACTACCTGGACATGACCGACTGCTTCTCCCTCGAGGACGAGGGCTTGCGAACTATCGCCTCCCACTGCCCCCGCCTGACGCATCTGTATTTGCGCCGCTGCACCAGACTGACGGATGAAGCCTTGCGCCACCTGGCTCTCCACTGCCCGTCAATACGGGAGCTCAGCCTCAGTGACTGCCGCTTGGTGGGGGATTTCGGCCTGCGCGAAGTCGCCCGACTGGAGGGCTGCCTGCGCTACCTGAGCATAGCCCACTGTACCCGCATCACGGATGTGGGTATGCGCTACGTGGCTCGCTACTGCCCGAGACTGCGCTACTTGAACGCGAGGGGTTGCGAGGGGCTGACAGACCATGGCCTCAGCCACTTGTCCAGGAGCTGCCCCAAACTCAAGTCCCTGGATGTGGGTAAATGCCCGCTGGTGTCAGACAGCGGGCTGGAGCAGCTGGCGATGTACTGCCAAGGCCTGAGGCGAGTGAGTCTCAGAGCCTGCGAGAGCGTAACAGGCCGAGGACTCAAAGCTCTGGCGGCCAACTGCTGCGAGCTGCAGCTCCTGAACGTGCAGGACTGCGAGGTGTCGCCAGAGGCCCTGCGGTTTGTCAGGCGACACTGCCGCCGCTGTGTCATCGAGCACACAAACCCTGCTTTCTACTGA
- the LOC109629467 gene encoding ADP-ribosyl cyclase/cyclic ADP-ribose hydrolase 1-like isoform X2 yields the protein MLLLCSGQLRAQLGTTPNIKHIVVGRCYSYITLVNPSLRFDCEEIWRQFEEAVLRQSSCNVTVENYHLMFYSIPQTRPCDKFLFWSKTRTLMQSYKAAVRHFWTLEDTLVGFMFNDLIWCGQEEQPGFDFSSCPAWSACRNHAVYSLWLQASQTFAEMACGNITVLLNGSIVNAFDRKSMLGSVELDNLNPQRVNYVNIKVVADLQGPFIESCSQGSIVDLIQILQSRGFRWTCTHNDQTLMILQCVQSPKQSICQTYANSLSHRQSHIHQV from the exons ATGCTTCTGCTCTGCTCCGGTCAGCTGAGAGCACAGCTCGGGACGACCCCCAACATTAAACACATCGTGGTGGGACGGTGTTATAGTTACATCACCCTCGTCAACCCCAGTTTGAG GTTTGACTGCGAGGAGATCTGGAGACAGTTTGAGGAGGCGGTGCTCCGTCAGTCTTCTTGCAATGTGACGGTGGAGAATTATCATCTGATGTTTTATTCCATCCCTCAAACCAGGCCGTGTGACAAA TTTCTCTTCTGGAGTAAAACCAGGACTCTGATGCAGAGCTACAAAGCTGCTGTCCGTCACTTCTGGACGCTGGAGGACACGCTGGTGGGCTTCATGTTCAACGACCTCATCTGGTGCGGACAAGAGGAACAACCAG GTTTTGATTTCAGCTCTTGTCCGGCCTGGTCAGCGTGTAGGAACCACGCTGTGTATTCTCTGTGGCTACAGGCGTCTCAGACT TTTGCAGAAATGGCGTGTGGCAACATCACTGTGTTATTGAACGGCTCCATCGTCAACGCCTTCGACAGGAAAAG CATGTTAGGAAGCGTTGAACTGGACAACCTGAATCCACAAAGGGTGAACTATGTCAACATTAAGGTGGTGGCTGATCTACAGGGACCATTCAT AGAGTCATGTAGTCAAGGATCCATTGTCGACCTGATCCAAATCCTCCAGTCCAGAGGTTTCCGCTGGACGTGCACACACAACGATCA GACCCTGATGATTCTTCAGTGCGTCCAGAGCCCGAAACAATCCATCTGCCAGACATATGCCAACAGCCTGTCCCACAGACAGTCTCACATCCATCAAGTTTAA
- the LOC109629891 gene encoding inositol monophosphatase 1-like: MSDLWQECMDHCVEVTKKAGKMIREALEKDIAVMQKSSPVDLVTETDQKVEQLIISSIKEKYPTHSFIGEESVAAGAPSVLTDDPTWIIDPIDGTTNFVHRFPFVSVSIGFTVKKEIEFGIVYSCIEDKMYTARKGKGAFCNGVPIKVSGQEDIKQSLVLTEMGFKSDPEKFKTMLANIKTILAIPVHGIRCPGSAAVNMCLVACGSADAYYHMGIHCWDMAGGAAVVTEAGGVIMDISGGPFDLMSRRLIVASSRAIAERLVKEITEFQVGRDDTDQQ; the protein is encoded by the exons ATGAGCGACCTGTGGCAGGAGTGTATGGACCACTGTGTGGAGGTCACCAAGAAGGCAGGGAAG ATGATCCGTGAGGCGCTGGAAAAGGACATTGCCGTCATGCAGAAGAGCTCACCAGTTGACCTGGTGACTGAAACAGACCAGAAAGTGGAGCAGCTTATTATATCCTCCATCAAGGAAAAGTACCCCACACACAG CTTTATAGGTGAGGAGTCTGTAGCAGCAGGAGCACCAAGTGTTCTGACTGACGATCCCACTTGGATCATCGACCCCATTGATGGTACCACCAACTTTGTTCACAG GTTCCCATTTGTGTCTGTATCAATAGGCTTCACTGTGAAGAAAGAG ATAGAGTTCGGTATTGTCTACAGCTGCATTGAGGATAAAATGTACACGGCCAGGAAAGGAAAAGGAGCGTTTTGCAACGGAGTTCCAATCAAAGTGTCTGGACAAGAAG ATATTAAACAGTCTCTGGTGCTGACAGAAATGGGCTTCAAGAGCGATCCCGAGAAATTCAAAACCATGTTGGCCAACATCAAGACCATCCTCGCCATCCCTGTACATGg AATTCGTTGCCCGGGCAGCGCAGCTGTCAACATGTGTTTGGTGGCTTGCGGCTCGGCTGACGCTTACTACCACATGGGCATCCACTGCTGGGACATGGCTGGAGGGGCGGCGGTGGTTACCGAGGCTGGAGGAGTGATCATGGACATTTCAG GCGGACCATTTGATCTGATGTCTCGGAGGCTGATCGTGGCGAGCAGCAGGGCGATAGCAGAACGCCTCGTGAAGGAGATCACTGAGTTCCAAGTTGGCCGCGACGACACGGACCAGCAGTAA
- the LOC109629469 gene encoding ADP-ribosyl cyclase/cyclic ADP-ribose hydrolase 1-like produces the protein MVARVRARGLSINRLQSASTAHCQQTCSGSAELLTPTMQSVESLQPGDVPHRGKRRTRRLWVYLGLAVVLLLCITVAVLMVTLRKGTNPLRETFISRCELLQGYNCQDLWAKFQQAYVGQDPCKIPWEAYDPFIAAATFEPACNRMMFWSKTKDVVHDFTDKRECFVTMEDTVLGSLLDDLTWCGKEGSSETFTSNCPGWTECENNPVRSFWSRASSVFADKACGDVSAMLNGSLVTPFSPTSIFGGIEVKRLNSTRVKSLKVILVTQEIAVSNCTNASFQDLQKELDEGIKYDCTEVTESHLQECSSDPEKPCGPCW, from the exons ATGGTGGCACGTGTCCGCGCACGCGGTCTCTCCATAAATAGACTTCAGAGCGCGAGCACAGCTCACTGTCAACAAACCTGCAGCGGATCCGCAGAGCTCCTGACACCGACCATGCAGTCTGTGGAGTCACTGCAGCCCGGAGACGTCCCGCACCGTGGGAAGAGACGCACCCGGAGACTGTGGGTGTATCTCGGCCTCGCCGTCGTCCTGCTGCTGTGCATCACTGTGGCTGTGTTGATGGTGACACTCCGTAAGGGAACAAACCCACTCAGAGAAACCTTTATCAGCAGGTGCGAGCTTCTCCAAGG GTACAACTGCCAAGACTTATGGGCTAAATTCCAACAAGCCTACGTAGGCCAGGACCCTTGTAAGATTCCCTGGGAAGCCTACGACCCTTTCATCGCTGCAGCCACCTTCGAACCGGCATGCAACAGA ATGATGTTCTGGAGCAAAACAAAAGACGTGGTCCATGATTTCACTGACAAGCGCGAATGTTTCGTCACCATGGAGGACACTGTGCTGGGATCTCTCCTGGATGACCTGACATGGTGCGGGAAAGAGGGCAGCAGTG AAACGTTTACGAGCAACTGCCCCGGCTGGACGGAATGTGAGAACAACCCTGTTCGCTCGTTCTGGAGCAGAGCCTCATCTGTT TTTGCAGACAAGGCCTGTGGCGACGTCTCTGCGATGCTAAATGGATCCCTCGTGACACCGTTCAGCCCCACAAG TATCTTTGGCGGCATCGAAGTCAAGAGGTTGAACTCCACCAGAGTGAAAAGCCTGAAAGTCATTCTGGTCACACAGGAGATCGCTGT GTCAAACTGTACAAATGCATCTTTTCAGGATTTACAGAAAGAGCTGGATGAAGGAATTAAATACGACTGTACAGAAGTGACTGA atctcATCTCCAGGAGTGCAGCTCTGATCCAGAGAAACCATGCGGCCCCTGCTGGTGA
- the LOC109629467 gene encoding ADP-ribosyl cyclase/cyclic ADP-ribose hydrolase 1-like isoform X1 yields the protein MHKHTSLLRSGEAVQTLTITTSWKTLQTFATTNLTIWLTMLLLCSGQLRAQLGTTPNIKHIVVGRCYSYITLVNPSLRFDCEEIWRQFEEAVLRQSSCNVTVENYHLMFYSIPQTRPCDKFLFWSKTRTLMQSYKAAVRHFWTLEDTLVGFMFNDLIWCGQEEQPGFDFSSCPAWSACRNHAVYSLWLQASQTFAEMACGNITVLLNGSIVNAFDRKSMLGSVELDNLNPQRVNYVNIKVVADLQGPFIESCSQGSIVDLIQILQSRGFRWTCTHNDQTLMILQCVQSPKQSICQTYANSLSHRQSHIHQV from the exons atgcacaaacacacatctttaCTGAGGAGCGGTGAGGCGGTCCAGACTCTCACCATCACGACCTCCTGGAAAACACTCCAGACGTTTGCAACGACCAACCTGACGATAT GGTTGACGATGCTTCTGCTCTGCTCCGGTCAGCTGAGAGCACAGCTCGGGACGACCCCCAACATTAAACACATCGTGGTGGGACGGTGTTATAGTTACATCACCCTCGTCAACCCCAGTTTGAG GTTTGACTGCGAGGAGATCTGGAGACAGTTTGAGGAGGCGGTGCTCCGTCAGTCTTCTTGCAATGTGACGGTGGAGAATTATCATCTGATGTTTTATTCCATCCCTCAAACCAGGCCGTGTGACAAA TTTCTCTTCTGGAGTAAAACCAGGACTCTGATGCAGAGCTACAAAGCTGCTGTCCGTCACTTCTGGACGCTGGAGGACACGCTGGTGGGCTTCATGTTCAACGACCTCATCTGGTGCGGACAAGAGGAACAACCAG GTTTTGATTTCAGCTCTTGTCCGGCCTGGTCAGCGTGTAGGAACCACGCTGTGTATTCTCTGTGGCTACAGGCGTCTCAGACT TTTGCAGAAATGGCGTGTGGCAACATCACTGTGTTATTGAACGGCTCCATCGTCAACGCCTTCGACAGGAAAAG CATGTTAGGAAGCGTTGAACTGGACAACCTGAATCCACAAAGGGTGAACTATGTCAACATTAAGGTGGTGGCTGATCTACAGGGACCATTCAT AGAGTCATGTAGTCAAGGATCCATTGTCGACCTGATCCAAATCCTCCAGTCCAGAGGTTTCCGCTGGACGTGCACACACAACGATCA GACCCTGATGATTCTTCAGTGCGTCCAGAGCCCGAAACAATCCATCTGCCAGACATATGCCAACAGCCTGTCCCACAGACAGTCTCACATCCATCAAGTTTAA
- the LOC109629468 gene encoding TNFAIP3-interacting protein 1-like — translation MNTPHTYSMSLNEKTDKASMDKLTHRLYPSLPNIDSYDRCVGEKLPAAADLRPERLQEDTQLEACGADSDRRLKAQILILVEQRRELISINDKWAKEYQTMVRFYREKVRHLKPLLQQNHSHFEEGMCEEGEKHVNLCKKLKLKTPDDNDKKSTCDDGDVNSELLKVEKEARELRGQNSTLTRRGQHQHEEIKRLNKALEEALQTTPPQGGSSETTQDLWKHQAEVYREDFLTERKDREKLKEKYLELENRFRKVRTELRVLKSQVTWSPPLQPVLERVCSNRVICPNQPLNQKHVQIQRRQLS, via the exons ATGAACACACCTCACACTTACAGCATG TCGCTGAATGAAAAGACAGACAAAGCATCGATGGACAAACTGACTCACAGATTATATCCGTCACTGCCAAACATCGACAG TTATGACCGGTGTGTTGGCGAGAagcttcctgcagcagctgatctTCGTCctgagaggctgcaggaggacaCACAG CTGGAAGCGTGCGGTGCGGATAGCGACCGCAGACTGAAAGCACAGATTCTGATCTtggtggagcagaggagagag ctCATTTCTATTAACGACAAATGGGCAAAAGAATATCAGACCATGGTGCGGTTCTACAGAGAGAAG GTCCGACATTTAAAACCATTGCTGCAACAAAACCACAGTCACTTTGAAGAAGGCATGtgtgaggaaggagagaaacacGTCAATTTATGTAAAAAACTCAAACTCAAGACGCCCGATGACAACGACAAGAAATCG ACGTGCGACGATGGTGACGTCAACTCTGAGCTGCTGAAAGTGGAAAAGGAGGCGCGTGAGCTGCGAGGGCAGAACAGCACGCTGACCAGAAGGGGGCAGCATCAGCACGAGGAGATCAAGCGATTAAATAAG GCTCTAGAGGAGGCTCTTCAGACGACTCCACCTCAGGGAGGAAGCAGTGAAACAACCCAGGACCTGTGGAAACATCAG GCTGAGGTTTACAGGGAAGACTTTCTGACGGAGcggaaggacagagagaagctgaaagaaaaatatctggAGCTGGAAAATCGGTTTAGAAAAGTTCGCACTGAGCTGCGTGTCCTTAAATCTCAG GTGACTTGGAGTCCGCCACTGCAGCCTGTTCTTGAACGCGTCTGCTCAAATCGAGTCATATGTCCAAACCAGCCCCTGAACCAGAAGCACGTGCAGATTCAAAGGCGACAGCTATCTTGA